The Desulfovibrio piger DNA segment AAGGGCCTGGATCAGGCTCCTGTCCAAAAATCCCTGCGGATCGAAATGCACGGCATAGAGCGGGGAGAACAGCCAGCCCAGGCCGAAGCAGGCCCCGCCCAGGCAGATGGAGAGTAGCAGCACGAGGAAGAAGTTCCCCAGGCCCAGCAGCCAGCGCAGCAGGCGGTAGATCAGGCAGACCAGCGCGTACCAGACGATGGTGGCCCCGAAGGGGCTGGTGCCGATGCCTTCCTGCAGCAGGACGAAGAGCGGCAGCAGCCAGCAAAGGTTTTTGTAGTCCCTTTCCTGCAACAGGATGACCAGCCCCACCACCAGGGCATCGAGGCAGGGGACGAGGCTTTGCACGCAGATGCCCAGGGCCACGAAGCACAGCCACCAGAAGATGTTGCGCACGGCCTGCATGGGCTAGCGCTCCCTTTTGGGGTGCCGGGGCGGGCCCACGAAGTCCGGGGCGGGCTCGCTGGGGCGCAGGGGCCGGTTGATGCCGCTGGGCTCCAGCAGCAGCACCTCTTCCAGACGGCGCACGTCCACCAGGGGCCGGGCCGTGACGGCCAGAAACTGGGTGGAGTCCGAGGGGGCCACGCTGTCCACGGTGGCCACGGGGATGCCCTTGGGATATTTGCCGTCCAGACCGGAGGTGATGAGGATCTCCCCGGCGGTCACCGGGGCGTCGCGTTCCACAAAGCCCACTTCCAGCGGCTGTTCCAGACCCTGTCCGCTCAGGATGCCGGCCGAGCGGCTCTGCTGGGCGAACACGGCGATGCGGCTGCCCGGGTCGGTGATGAGCAGGACCGTGGCGGCATGGGGGCTGGCCCGCAGCACGCGGCCCACAAGGCCCATGTTGGTGACGATGGGGGTGCCGGGGCGGGCGCCCGAGGTGTAGCCCCGGTTGATGGTGATGCTGTCCTGGATGGCGTTGGGGCCCATGCGTCCGGCCAGGATGCGGGCGCCCACGGGCTTCCAGGCGCTGTCCACGGGCAGCTGCACCAGCTCGCGCAGCCGGGCCAGTTCCGCCAGATCCTCGCCGTGGGAGACGATGCGGGCCTGCAGTTCGGCCACCTGGGCGCGCAGGCGCTCGTTTTCTTCGCGCACGCCCACCAGATCCACATAGCGCCGCCAGGCGTCCATGACGCTGCCCTTGACGGAATCGAAGGTGCCCAGCACCGTGCCGCTCATCTCCAGGCCGACGTTGGCGGCGATGTCATCGAGCGTGTGCGTGCGCTGGTTCCAGGAATACATGCCCAGAAACAGCACCAGAAGGCCGCCCGCCATGAGGAGAAAGCGTCGGAATGTCACAGTGGCACCCGTGAGAGCAGCAGGAAAAAAAAGGACGGCCGTGCCGGAAAAAGGCGACGGGCCGTCCTGCACTTGCAAAGATTAGTCGATGCAGACGTCTTTGAGCACGTGGATGTTGTCCAGGGCCCGGCCCGTACCCATGACGACGGTGGACAGGGGATCGTCCACCACGGTGATGGGCAGGGAGGTCTGCTCGCGCAGCAGCTGGTCGAGGCCCTTGAGCAGCGCGCCGCCGCCGGTCAGCACGATACCGCGGTCCACGATGTCGGCGGCCAGTTCCGGGGGCGTCTGTTCCAGGGCGATGCGCACGGCCTGCACGATGCTTTCCACCTGTTCGGAGATG contains these protein-coding regions:
- the mreC gene encoding rod shape-determining protein MreC → MTFRRFLLMAGGLLVLFLGMYSWNQRTHTLDDIAANVGLEMSGTVLGTFDSVKGSVMDAWRRYVDLVGVREENERLRAQVAELQARIVSHGEDLAELARLRELVQLPVDSAWKPVGARILAGRMGPNAIQDSITINRGYTSGARPGTPIVTNMGLVGRVLRASPHAATVLLITDPGSRIAVFAQQSRSAGILSGQGLEQPLEVGFVERDAPVTAGEILITSGLDGKYPKGIPVATVDSVAPSDSTQFLAVTARPLVDVRRLEEVLLLEPSGINRPLRPSEPAPDFVGPPRHPKRER